The following are encoded in a window of Phaseolus vulgaris cultivar G19833 chromosome 3, P. vulgaris v2.0, whole genome shotgun sequence genomic DNA:
- the LOC137805858 gene encoding protein EXORDIUM-like 6, translating into MASFIPRHLLLSLALSFSILLLLPVALSDGPEEAEAISHHGGQLITGILRVGIAWYGPIPRVQRRAILSFFRSLNTIQPSDDNLPQVATWWNMVESYQAYAKPGTVASPKIRVKVVNEVFDEEFSYGKVLISDFIKPLIPLATGGIPNTLALIVASKGVSVQDMCAGSCAQHGLLDNQTFVAVGNPEDECPECAWPFVASSGKTGEVMIPPSGDIGADVMVKLLAGGLAGAVTNPYGDGFFSSARGNHFYEATSKCPDLFASDQIPVDPETGAAFNVVGEKGTKFLLPAIWNPKTSSCWTPL; encoded by the coding sequence GGCCCCGAAGAAGCAGAAGCCATCTCCCACCACGGCGGACAGTTAATCACCGGAATCTTGAGAGTTGGCATCGCCTGGTACGGCCCAATTCCAAGAGTCCAAAGGAGAGCCATTTTGTCCTTTTTCAGGTCCCTCAACACCATCCAACCCAGCGACGATAACCTACCCCAGGTCGCAACGTGGTGGAACATGGTCGAGAGTTATCAAGCATACGCCAAACCAGGTACCGTTGCTTCACCCAAGATCAGGGTGAAGGTGGTAAATGAAGTCTTCGACGAAGAGTTTTCGTACGGAAAAGTACTCATCTCAGATTTCATCAAGCCCCTTATCCCCTTGGCAACTGGCGGAATTCCAAACACCCTCGCTCTCATCGTGGCCTCCAAGGGTGTGAGCGTACAGGACATGTGTGCAGGATCATGCGCCCAGCACGGTCTTCTAGATAACCAAACTTTTGTTGCCGTGGGTAACCCGGAGGACGAGTGCCCTGAATGTGCGTGGCCATTCGTCGCGAGCAGTGGAAAAACCGGCGAAGTGATGATCCCACCAAGCGGTGATATTGGAGCAGATGTGATGGTGAAGTTGTTGGCAGGAGGTTTGGCCGGAGCAGTGACAAACCCTTACGGTGATGGGTTTTTCTCAAGTGCACGAGGAAACCATTTTTACGAAGCCACAAGCAAATGCCCTGATCTTTTTGCTTCAGACCAAATACCCGTGGACCCTGAAACTGGTGCTGCCTTTAATGTTGTTGGCGAGAAGGGCACCAAGTTCTTGCTCCCTGCCATTTGGAACCCCAAAACTTCTTCCTGCTGGACTCCTCTCTAG
- the LOC137805518 gene encoding uncharacterized protein: MVATRNNNDAMAEQMTMIQILQAQMEELRQKGMEDHRQHEEDRRLQEEDRRRQEEEIALLREQNARLQQQVDNPEREGQSHMADRTASRIPTPANTNPASRAETVERKSRKRGHPFTDEIITTPLPDKWRGLVIKLYDGSTDPDEHLNVYKTQMTLYTTDNNVWCKVFPTSLQGEPLTWFTELPPNSINDFDTLAAKFSTQYATSRPHHMSSMSLLAVQQEKGESLRTFLDRFNKACMNIRGLKQEVALHHLVSVIRPSRFTESLIKKPPQDMEDLRTRATKFMQIEEHIDYHQRFKTVGSGVLKDQTPSKEREVAIERTVRTTPRSDRNRGGRIPRFNSYTPLTVPRGRALDEALQTDLIPTLKQYQTPPNADTAKRCQYHQNFGHTTEGCQALKDKIEELIQAGHLRQFVKRTRSSRSPPRNTDRPSRGVDRSYRNDYKRHTDRSQTSRKRSESPVRRTRPRSTSPDRNARPRQRIREVINMIAGPVNLGEPNHETNYIAGELASFRPKETSS; the protein is encoded by the coding sequence ATGGTTGCGACAAGAAACAACAACGACGCTATGGCAGAACAGATGACTATGATTCAAATCCTCCAAGCTCAGATGGAGGAACTGCGACAAAAGGGGATGGAAGACCATCGTCAACATGAAGAAGATAGACGCCTCCAAGAAGAAGATAGACGCcgccaagaagaagaaatcgccttattaagagagcagaatgcacgACTCCAACAACAGGTCGATAATCCCGAACGAGAAGGCCAATCCCATATGGCCGACCGAACCGCCTCTCGCATACCTACACCTGCCAATACCAATCCTGCTTCCAGAGCTGAAACAGTCGAAAGAAAGTCAAGGAAAAGGGGTCATCCTTTTACAGACGAAATTATCACCACTCCACTTCCTGACAAATGGAGAGGCCTCGTCATTAAACTCTATGACGgctcgaccgacccggacgaacACTTAAATGTCTACAAGACGcaaatgactttgtataccACAGATAACAATGTGTGGTGTAAAGTATTTCCCACGTCGCTCCAGGGAGAACCTCTTACCTGGTTCACAGAGCTGCCTCCAAACTCCATTAACGATTTTGACACCCTAGCCGCAAAATTCTCCACTCAATATGCCACTAGCCGACCGCATCACatgtcctccatgtctctcctagcggtacaacaagaaaaaggtgaatctcTTAGAACCTTTCTAGATAGGTTCAACAAAGCATGCATGAACATCCGAGGGCTTAAACAAGAGGTTGCATTGCACCATTTGGTCTCGGTCATCCGGCCGAGCCGTTTTACTGAAAGTCTCATCAAGAAGCCGCCTCAAGACATGGAAGACCTTCGAACTcgagcaaccaaattcatgcaaatcgaGGAACACATTGATTACCACCAACGGTTCAAAACCGTCGGATCCGGAGTCCTCAAAGACCAAACCCCGAGCAAAGAAAGAGAAGTCGCGATCGAACGAACTGTCCGAACCACTCCAAGGTCCGACCGGAATAGGGGAGGCCGAATCCCCAGGTTTAACAGTTACACCCCTTTAACTGTGCCGAGGGGACGAGCCCTAGATGAAGCACTACAAACGGACCTAATCCCGACAttgaagcagtatcaaacacCACCGAATGCAGATACTGCTAAGCGTTGTCAATACCATCAGAATTTCGGTCACACGACCGAAGGATGTCAAGCTTTGaaggataaaattgaagaactcatccaagcTGGCCATTTACGGCAGTTCGTCAAGAGGACAAGGAGTTCAAGATCCCCACCACGGAATACTGACCGTCCTTCCCGTGGTGTCGACCGGTCGTACCGTAACGATTACAAACGCCACACTGACCGTAGCCAGACTTCGCGAAAACGCAGCGAAAGCCCCGTTCGGCGTACACGCCCCCGTAGCACAAGTCCCGACCGAAACGCCCGACCTCGCCAACGAATCCGcgaagtcatcaacatgattgCTGGACCCGTTAACTTGGGCGAACCGAACCACGAAACAAATTATATAGCTGGAGAACTTGCCTCCTTCCGCCCGAAAGAAACATCTTCGTGA